A DNA window from Amycolatopsis sp. DSM 110486 contains the following coding sequences:
- a CDS encoding GAF and ANTAR domain-containing protein: protein MGTTREIGEVTAVGDRERLVIRAFVTMADTMAEGYDVADLLHGLAQRCVELLEVGAVGLTLADERGSLQALASPGEQDGLRELVELGVDEGPGVDCFRSGAAVHATSIGAYSQRWPRFAAAVQWAGFSSVHALPLRLRGLTIGSLNLFGRTAVPDGDLELAQGLADTATIGILQQRAISRGEVLSDQLQSALSSRVIIEQAKGVLSVSGRLSMADAFTALRRYSRSNNARLSEVARSLAERELDPAVVLMRAYRGN from the coding sequence ATGGGTACTACGCGCGAGATCGGGGAGGTGACCGCCGTGGGCGACCGGGAGCGGTTGGTGATCAGGGCGTTCGTCACGATGGCGGACACGATGGCCGAGGGGTACGACGTCGCCGACCTGTTGCACGGCCTGGCGCAGCGGTGCGTCGAGCTGCTCGAGGTCGGGGCCGTCGGGCTGACGCTCGCCGACGAGCGGGGGAGCCTCCAGGCGCTGGCGTCCCCGGGGGAGCAGGACGGGCTGCGGGAGCTGGTCGAGCTCGGTGTCGACGAGGGCCCGGGTGTGGACTGCTTCCGGTCCGGGGCCGCGGTGCACGCGACCTCGATCGGCGCGTACAGCCAGAGGTGGCCGCGCTTCGCCGCGGCGGTGCAGTGGGCGGGGTTCTCCTCGGTGCACGCGCTGCCGCTGCGGCTGCGCGGGCTGACGATCGGTTCGCTGAACCTGTTCGGCCGCACGGCGGTGCCGGACGGGGACCTCGAGCTGGCGCAGGGCCTCGCGGACACCGCCACGATCGGGATCCTGCAGCAACGCGCCATCAGCCGCGGCGAGGTGCTCTCGGACCAGTTGCAGTCGGCGCTGAGCAGCCGCGTGATCATCGAGCAGGCGAAGGGTGTGTTGTCGGTCAGCGGGCGCCTGTCGATGGCCGACGCGTTCACGGCGCTGCGCCGGTACTCGCGCAGCAACAACGCCCGGCTCAGCGAAGTCGCCCGCTCGTTGGCCGAACGCGAGCTCGACCCGGCCGTGGTGCTGATGCGGGCGTACCGCGGGAACTGA